A stretch of the Uranotaenia lowii strain MFRU-FL chromosome 3, ASM2978415v1, whole genome shotgun sequence genome encodes the following:
- the LOC129756695 gene encoding AT-rich interactive domain-containing protein 4B isoform X3, producing MQQVDDPPYLTVGTEVSAKYKGAFCEAKVRKVVRNIKCRVAYKQPGFGSAIVSDDQIKGALRVGATVEVKHPEKKEYVEATLTKIQDCSQYTVVFDDGDITTLRRSALCLKSGRHFNESETLDQLPLTHPEHFSNPVIGGRRGRRHLLPDDSSDDDEEPASTSRSNVDDKEEHIGKVVVVESTDNKKKNPKENWFPGLVVAPTAQDQVRIRVKDEYLVRSFKDGRYYTVPKKEASDFTRDCTNKSEAAAVSAALDYLDNDTMPPHWDREALFGTTGSCSDSEQELETDSSDDEPTEEKDHFVAQLYKFMDDRGTPLNKVPSIINRDVNLYRLFRAVQKLNGYNRVTSQNQWKQIALRLGFSPATASITNLVKQAYKKFLFSFEEFNRKLGCTMVPHPRANRSKGRSLVRAGSVQSPKTTEKEKPSASKSTPVSTVVTASTAATAASEAASSSAVDESGNTSESSTAEVKPTNNKRKLSGASNSGGKVKALVDKFEEKEREKEKEKEKEREKEREKEKEKEKEKAKESKKEESVKKEKNSPKPVVSTPKIPESDKRGSRKRKETDSTDSKKDDKDSGKASSSGASSTSSSTESVKGGGNNPSISVEAKVASGSQDFPIEVGDKLKVYYDEQKVTYEAKVIEIANQEGSPIYLVHYTGWNTRYDEWVRKERVAENLTNSKTKKGKSDKSSGNKITNPPQGDKPSNAPGTPSNPNPTTASSSTASTPQTPKASKRIRGNSKGDNTTTPTTGSSIAGPNTNSPRSTTPSSANRTKSPGSAFAPGPHRRSIKRGGGHTSSSSHPTSSSKRRTSNNTDISSLSIATDDNNSSDSDSDEPIKKCSANNTNSNSSSSTASSNSSSSSSSSSSSVSSSSTKVSTTAEAGSSSDAAAISDEFSNGASKGRDYDLNQIRSELKGFKELKSPTSPASDSTTTATTDVAPTGQSGASAAAGEAKKSADSKPPSNIQSVLNAQDDTSLLKDETDDFADEEHEKSSESGTLSEEDSSQSSNKAFSSSPITAMVDSDTGPDTPIPPPTVSTPTPIAVTTTTSSVISTISTFGTVKHHKSVETSASKIIEKVVEKPLERGVKIIMEEKVSTSTPSRPPLKTYGTAAAILANAENNAVKFAFSTIIRETEGDKAAPAGGGETAAAAGAAGPSGVQTPPAKETSAPIISKPSHLLPDERVERNTVSAQPPPVPHRTITAAPANPMTLTVSTPTSVIATQNPAPTTKNAKLINVQDEIVATVIHKSAIVTATSATAVSAAVSSSIPANVAATIAPTQTTPTPPLVSTSQSSGSSSISTLAALRAEKKLSGDKKLDKVVIPSSKLQPLAVPTVDKKLSSTTLTPAQNKLLNKEALSIKSIFESSTRMDEKISDVYEFQDVDFDTDTSVAGGGPSRRLVSDVPQAEVVASLNPTIVTPEDKKSAKKGIIRKPTVLDPLGLSDKKAKKISPIKETDKLKLVRREKERDPEKEKLLLSELEGAAASFSSTMVTPEKSSPHFAGFSSASKLDVSFEILRKSPLSVISSIKDEKPIEDMKPEPAKLAAVTKGIFTPVMSPTGLDISGNEIMKSPSKHEEKIKEEPTLENCKKYFNDMNFEFDAPKIEKPPSIADKVLKALQQQQSSTSTVKTELPKYIIPTPHHKTPSLVPIESVISSTPIAAAPLKLEASNFAPVIPIKTIHAEPPKIEMPLLIKKELENTKPLVIPIKPLTSFSVTAQPEILPPTTSTKNQNLTESIKKLETSNLVQAESRFTHHDEDSTDSNDSEHRLVIEDPEALDISTGHPNQQTDFEKLIKVEVEDKTHLSQMDIQKAASAAAVAAVASKEKLVYKPEISNEPKDEPQPSLFAHIVHSSSADQKKSKQPSILETIIQSELTAANSRGIGSHSYLKLKDQQDSFAQNELERLRREEQQNHPPIQPPSNPAQERGPETPEKQTQQQQQPSNSSESLSLLLCEETIPGSPAPVCGVSSAAAQKETTKVYVETGSSFLQPQNIAASDLKQIPMELEPNIETIAMTGNHPGRKPSDAADTPSSSPRDSVSQDENQEPESSPTKKRRPRKTSEEPINKRRRTAGSLGNNGSRGSLRGIGSNAATDSEDNSDSAALHRGGGGHSSAASGSASPASGRSGRPCQYNFLVNLDPALNSAQRVAILKKKIQELRKTYNAIKAELASIDRRRKKLRRRERENKKQAKMASGTTVN from the exons ATGCAG CAAGTTGACGACCCCCCGTATTTAACTGTTGGCACGGAGGTTAGCGCCAAATATAAGGGGGCATTTTGCGAGGCCAAAGTCCGCAAGGTGGTGCGCAACATCAAGTGCCGGGTCGCGTACAAACAGCCCGGCTTCGGCTCGGCCATCGTGTCCGATGACCAGATCAAGGGGGCACTCCGGGTCGGGGCCACCGTCGAGGTAAAACACCCGGAGAAGAAGGAGTATGTGGAAGCGACTCTAACCAAGATCCAGGACTGTTCCCAGTACACGGTGGTGTTCGACGATGGGGACATTACGACGTTGCGGCGCAGCGCTCTGTGCCTGAAGAGCGGCCGGCACTTTAACGAGAGCGAAACGCTGGATCAGTTGCCGCTCACCCATCCTGAGCACTTCAGTAATCCGGTTATCGGTGGGCGGCGAGGCAGAAG ACATCTGCTTCCGGATGACAGTTCAGATGATGATGAGGAACCAGCTTCCACTTCCCGTTCTAATGTGGACGATAAAGAGGAGCACATCGGCAAGGTGGTTGTTGTGGAGTCAACTGATAACAAGAAGAAAAATCCTAAGGAAAATTGGTTCCCTGGCTTAGTGGTTGCTCCAACGGCTCAGGACCAGGTACGCATTAGAGTCAAGGATGAATATTTGGTGCGTTCGTTTAAGGATGGACGTTATTATACGGTTCCCAAGAAGGAAGCCTCAGATTTCACAAGGGACTGTACGAACAAATCGGAGGCGGCTGCCGTTTCTGCAGCTCTCGACTATTTGGACAATGATACAATGCCACCGCATTGGGATCGAGAAGCGCTCTTCGGAACTACTGGCAGTTGCTCGGATTCGGAACAGGAACTTGAAACAGATAGCTCAGATGATGAGCCAACAGAAGAAAAAGATCATTTCGTAGCACAGCTTTATAAGTTCATGGATGATCGCGGAACTCCACTAAATAAGGTTCCGTCAATCATTAATCGTGATGTTAATTTGTACAGATTGTTCCGAGCAGTACAGAAGTTGAATGGCTACAATCGTGTCACAAGCCAAAACCAATGGAAGCAAATCGCGTTGAGATTAGGATTTTCACCGGCCACAGCAAGCATAACCAATCTGGTTAAACAAGCttacaaaaagtttttgttCTCTTTCGAAGAATTCAACCGAAAGCTGGGATGTACTATGGTTCCTCACCCTAGAGCCAATCGATCCAAGGGTCGCAGTTTGGTTCGGGCTGGGTCGGTCCAATCCCCGAAAACAACGGAAAAGGAAAAGCCTTCCGCCTCAAAATCGACACCCGTATCAACAGTTGTAACTGCGTCGACAGCCGCAACTGCGGCCTCCGAGGCTGCCTCTAGCTCGGCCGTAGACGAATCGGGAAATACCAGTGAATCTAGCACGGCCGAAGTAAAACCAACCAACAACAAACGAAAACTGTCTGGTGCCAGTAATTCCGGTGGAAAAGTCAAGGCTTTAGTTGACAAGTTCGAAGAGAAAGAAAGGgagaaggaaaaagaaaaagaaaaagaaagggAAAAGGAGCGCGAGAAGGAAAAAGAGAAGGAGAAGGAGAAAGCTAAGGAATCGAAAAAGGAGGAATCGGTTAAGAAAGAGAAAAACTCTCCAAAGCCAGTTGTCTCAACGCCTAAAATTCCGGAAAGTGACAAACGAGGAAGTCGTAAGCGCAAGGAAACTGATTCGACCGATTCCAAGAAAGATGATAAGGATAGTGGCAAAGCTTCGTCCAGCGGAGCGTCTTCAACTTCGTCGAGTACGGAGAGCGTTAAAGGTGGTGGCAACAATCCGTCGATTTCAGTTGAAGCTAAAGTGGCTTCTGGTAGTCAAGATTTCCCAATTGAAGTGGGTGATAAACTAAAGGTTTATTATGACGAGCAGAAGGTTACCTACGAAGCGAAAGTGATCGAAATTGCTAATCAGGAAGGAAGTCCGATTTATCTGGTTCACTACACCGGGTGGAACACTAG ATACGATGAATGGGTTCGCAAGGAACGAGTTGCTGAAAATCTTACTAACAGCAAAACCAAGAAAGGAAAGTCCGACAAAAGCAGTGGCAATAAAATTACCAACCCTCCGCAGGGAGATAAACCAAGCAATGCCCCAGGAACGCCCTCAAATCCCAACCCAACAACAGCTTCGTCATCGACAGCTAGTACCCCCCAAACCCCAAAGGCTTCTAAAAGAATTCGTGGCAACTCCAAGGGAGACAATACCACCACCCCAACGACAGGTTCTTCAATTGCTGGTCCAAACACAAACTCTCCTAGATCCACCACCCCGTCGTCAGCAAATCGCACCAAATCCCCGGGTTCAGCCTTCGCTCCAGGACCTCACCGTCGATCTATCAAACGGGGAGGTGGCCACACTTCTTCGTCATCTCATCCAACGTCCTCGTCCAAGCGGCGAACCTCCAACAACACCGACATATCCTCCCTTTCCATCGCCACCGATGACAACAACAGCTCGGACTCGGACTCGGACGAACCGATCAAAAAGTGCTCGGCCAATAACACCAACAGCAACAGCTCGTCCTCGACAGCCTCATCCAATTCGTCCTCGTCGTCGTCCTCGTCGAGCAGCAGCGTCAGCTCAAGCAGCACGAAAGTAAGTACAACGGCCGAAGCGGGCTCGTCCTCGGACGCGGCGGCCATTTCGGACGAGTTTAGCAACGGAGCTTCCAAGGGCCGCGATTATGATCTCAACCAA ATCCGATCGGAACTGAAAGGATTCAAGGAACTCAAATCGCCGACCTCACCAGCCTCCGATTCCACCACAACTGCTACAACCGATGTGGCTCCTACAGGGCAGAGTGGCGCTTCAGCTGCAGCTGGGGAAGCGAAGAAATCTGCAGATTCGAAACCACCTTCGAACATTCAGTCTGTTTTGAACGCTCAAGACGATACATCTCTGCTGAAGGATGAAACAGACGATTTCGCTGATGAAGAGCACGAGAAATCTTCTGAGTCTGGTACACTCAGTGAGGAGGACTCGTCTCAATCATCGAATAAAGCATTTTCAAGTTCACCCATTACGGCAATGGTGGATTCCGACACTGGACCAGATACCCCTATTCCACCACCCACGGTGTCAACTCCGACGCCAATTGCTGTTACAACAACTACCAGTTCGGTCATTTCCACTATTTCCACCTTTGGAACTGTTAAACATCATAAATCTGTTGAAACCAGTGCAtccaaaatcattgaaaaagttGTAGAGAAGCCGCTAGAAAGGGGGGTTAAGATCATCATGGAAGAGAAGGTATCTACCTCAACGCCAAGCAGACCTCCACTTAAAACATATGGTACCGCAGCAGCAATTCTGGCTAATGCAGAAAACAACGCTGTTAAATTTGCATTTAGCACTATCATACGGGAAACCGAAGGTGACAAGGCAGCACCTGCCGGAGGTGGTGAAACGGCTGCTGCAGCTGGTGCTGCAGGTCCCTCTGGTGTACAGACTCCACCAGCAAAAGAAACTTCGGCTCCAATCATCTCGAAGCCATCCCACCTGCTACCAGATGAACGAGTCGAGCGTAACACAGTCTCTGCTCAGCCACCGCCAGTGCCCCATCGCACTATAACCGCTGCACCAGCAAATCCGATGACGCTCACAGTGTCAACTCCAACGTCTGTTATTGCTACACAAAATCCAGCCCCAACGACCAAGAACGCTAAACTGATAAACGTGCAAGACGAGATAGTTGCGACGGTTATCCACAAATCAGCTATCGTTACAGCGACGTCAGCCACTGCTGTCTCGGCTGCCGTTTCCTCTTCGATTCCTGCTAACGTAGCTGCAACCATTGCTCCAACACAAACAACACCTACGCCACCTCTGGTCAGTACCTCCCAGTCATCGGGTTCATCATCCATTAGCACTTTAGCTGCGTTGCGAGCTGAGAAGAAACTATCCGGGGACAAGAAACTGGACAAAGTTGTCATACCGTCTTCGAAGCTGCAGCCTTTGGCCGTTCCAACAGTGGACAAGAAGCTATCATCTACAACGTTGACCCCGGCGCAGAATAAATTGCTTAACAAAGAAGCACTATCGATCAAGTCGATTTTCGAATCCAGTACGAGGATGGACGAAAAGATTTCCGATGTGTATGAGTTCCAGGATGTCGATTTCGATACGGATACCAGTGTTGCTGGAGGTGGTCCATCGAGGAGACTGGTTTCGGATGTTCCGCAGGCCGAAGTAGTGGCCTCGTTAAATCCGACGATTGTCACCCCTGAGGATAAAAAGTCTGCTAAGAAGGGCATAATTCGGAAACCAACCGTTTTGGATCCTCTAGGCTTGAGCGACAAAAAGGCTAAGAAAATATCACCCATCAAGGAGACGGACAAACTGAAGTTGGTTAGACGGGAGAAGGAACGTGACCCGGAAAAGGAGAAACTTTTGCTCAGTGAGCTGGAAGGTGCCGCTGCCTCGTTCAGTAGTACAATGGTTACTCCGGAAAAATCATCTCCACACTTCGCCGGATTTTCCTCTGCATCCAAATTGGATGTTTCGTTTGAAATCTTGCGTAAATCACCATTATCGGTTATTTCTTCGATTAAAGATGAGAAACCGATTGAAGACATGAAACCGGAGCCCGCTAAACTGGCCGCTGTTACTAAGGGTATTTTTACACCCGTTATGTCTCCAACTGGGTTAGATATTTCGGGTAATGAGATTATGAAGAGCCCTTCAAAACATGAGGAGAAGATTAAGGAGGAACCTACtttggaaaattgtaaaaaatatttcaatgacaTGAATTTCGAGTTCGATGCCCCGAAAATCGAGAAACCTCCCTCTATCGCGGATAAGGTATTGAAGGCTCTACAGCAGCAGCAAAGTTCTACCAGTACTGTAAAAACTGAGTTGCCGAAATATATTATCCCTACACCACACCACAAAACGCCATCTCTTGTACCCATTGAATCGGTCATCAGTTCGACGCCCATCGCTGCAGCTCCGCTTAAGTTGGAAGCTTCTAACTTCGCTCCAGTGATCCCCATAAAAACTATACATGCGGAACCACCGAAGATCGAGATGCCCCTTCTAATCAAAAAGGAGTTGGAAAATACCAAACCATTGGTCATTCCTATTAAACCGCTCACATCTTTCTCAGTAACCGCTCAGCCGGAAATACTTCCGCCTACGACCAGCACCAAGAATCAAAATCTCACCGAAAGTATCAAAAAACTCGAAACTTCCAACCTTGTTCAAGCTGAGTCCCGCTTCACCCACCACGATGAAGACAGCACGGACAGCAATGACTCCGAACATCGGTTGGTCATCGAAGATCCGGAAGCTCTCGATATTTCTACCGGTCATCCAAATCAGCAGACCGATTTCGAGAAACTTATCAAAGTGGAAGTCGAAGACAAAACCCACCTCAGCCAGATGGACATACAAAAGGCCGCATCGGCAGCTGCCGTTGCCGCAGTGGCCAGTAAGGAGAAGCTTGTCTACAAACCGGAAATATCGAACGAGCCGAAAGACGAACCGCAACCATCTCTATTTGCACACATCGTCCACAGCAGCAGTGCCGACCAGAAGAAATCCAAACAGCCTAGCATTCTGGAAACGATCATTCAAAGTGAGCTGACCGCCGCCAACAGTCGAGGTATCGGCTCCCATAGCTACCTTAAGCTgaaagaccaacaagattcgttCGCACAAAACGAACTCGAACGATTAAGGCGGGAAGAACAGCAAAATCATCCGCCAATCCAGCCACCGAGCAATCCGGCCCAGGAACGGGGACCAGAAACGCCGGAAAAACAaacccaacaacagcaacagccaTCCAACAGCAGCGAATCGTTGTCGCTGTTGCTGTGCGAGGAAACCATCCCCGGGTCGCCGGCCCCGGTTTGTGGCGTTTCCTCGGCAGCCGCTCAGAAGGAAACCACCAAGGTGTACGTGGAAACTGGAAGCTCGTTCCTGCAGCCCCAGAACATTGCTGCGTCCGACCTGAAGCAGATTCCGATGGAGCTGGAACCGAACATCGAAACGATTGCCATGACTGGAAACCACCCCGGCAGGAAACCGTC